The following coding sequences are from one Phycisphaerae bacterium window:
- a CDS encoding ABC transporter substrate-binding protein encodes MNTKHITIQRILAITLLVMFCVFVSGCGKKTQNVYRVGIVSGAEPFANIADGFKTKMTELGYIEGKNIFYDFQKLTADSAEEKRVTQKFVADKVDLIFAFPTEPAVAAKAATQGTDIPVVFALAGIEGNNLVKSVPQPGENITGVRFPGPELTIKRLDILHELVPQAKRVYLIYDPNYPTASSSLEQLRPAALSLGIALVEDPVNNLEELQAALRKRAKLDDIGIDAILIMPEILTQSPNGFEVITKFANEHKVPIGGALAYTMEHGAMFSLAPDNVELGALAATLADKIFKGTPASTTMVVTPDNHLRLNYKVIQELGLTVNEGLLSRADEIIR; translated from the coding sequence ATGAACACAAAACATATTACTATACAGCGGATACTGGCTATAACCCTGTTGGTTATGTTTTGTGTGTTTGTGAGCGGTTGTGGTAAAAAAACACAAAATGTATATCGGGTGGGTATTGTGTCTGGCGCAGAACCTTTCGCCAATATAGCAGATGGCTTCAAAACCAAAATGACCGAGTTGGGCTATATAGAGGGCAAGAACATCTTTTATGACTTCCAGAAATTGACCGCTGACTCTGCAGAGGAGAAGCGGGTCACCCAGAAATTTGTTGCCGATAAGGTTGACCTGATTTTTGCATTTCCCACCGAGCCGGCAGTGGCAGCTAAGGCAGCCACCCAGGGGACAGACATCCCCGTGGTTTTTGCCTTAGCCGGCATAGAAGGAAATAACCTTGTAAAAAGTGTGCCACAACCGGGAGAAAATATAACCGGTGTTCGCTTCCCAGGCCCGGAACTGACGATTAAGCGTCTTGATATCCTGCATGAACTGGTGCCGCAAGCCAAACGAGTTTATTTAATCTATGACCCTAATTACCCTACTGCATCCAGCTCGCTTGAGCAGTTGCGGCCGGCAGCCTTGTCCCTGGGTATAGCATTGGTGGAAGACCCTGTCAATAATTTGGAAGAACTTCAGGCTGCTTTGCGGAAACGAGCTAAATTAGATGATATTGGCATTGATGCCATTCTGATTATGCCTGAGATTCTTACCCAGTCACCTAATGGTTTTGAGGTAATCACCAAGTTTGCGAATGAACATAAGGTGCCTATTGGCGGTGCCTTGGCCTATACAATGGAGCATGGGGCCATGTTTAGTTTAGCCCCCGACAATGTTGAACTGGGCGCGCTGGCTGCAACCCTGGCTGACAAAATCTTTAAAGGCACCCCGGCCAGCACAACCATGGTTGTCACCCCAGATAATCATCTGAGGTTAAATTACAAAGTGATTCAGGAACTGGGGCTGACAGTGAATGAAGGCCTGTTAAGCAGGGCAGATGAGATAATTCGTTAG